The genomic region GAAGGATCCATTAGAAACGagaaagtttttaaagaagTCTCTCAGCGGCTGGCGGCTCATGGCTTTGAACGCACGTCGGACCAATGTCGGGTGAAGGTGAAGAAGCTTAAAATGCAATATAGGAAGATTAAAGATGAAAGCAGCCGGAGTGGAAACAGCGGGAGCACATGGAAGTGGTTCGACGCCATGGACGCCATCTACGGCCGCAGAGGCCGGGAGGGAGGCCTGGGCTCTGCAGCCGCTCTTCTGGAGTCCCTCGTGGAGCCTGTTGGTAAGGATTTTTCCACTATAAATGAACTTCACTTAGGCTAATAATTTATGACATCGCTGCACATGAACAATTAACTCGTTGCACAATTTATTTCTATCGCAAAACTGTCCACAGTTaagttattttgatttatttccgTTGTTTGGATGTTAAACATGTAGTCTGTGCTTCTTCAGACGCTGTCGAGGGAGGCGGCGGTGATGCTTTCTCGTTTCTGGTCGAGGAGCCGTCCACTTCCACCAGTAGCGCCTGGACCACCCCGGTGATTGCTCCAGGTCCAGCCGAGCCAGAGACTGCAAACAATTCGCCTCAGCGTCGACGCACTGGTGAGACATGCTGTGTTGTAATagttagggctgggtatcgggcAGGATTTCCAGAagcgattcgattcacaagagcctgaatcgatcgattcagattttttcccccaattctttaaattcttcaattcaatttcgagtttacacat from Oryzias melastigma strain HK-1 unplaced genomic scaffold, ASM292280v2 sc05266, whole genome shotgun sequence harbors:
- the LOC112138422 gene encoding uncharacterized protein LOC112138422 (The sequence of the model RefSeq protein was modified relative to this genomic sequence to represent the inferred CDS: added 233 bases not found in genome assembly) produces the protein MPAVNSKAWSAVELQTFLAILGDGVIQGELEGSIRNEKVFKEVSQRLAAHGFERTSDQCRVKVKKLKMQYRKIKDESSRSGNSGSTWKWFDAMDAIYGRRGREGGLGSAAALLESLVEPVDAVEGGGGDAFSFLVEEPSTSTSSAWTTPVIAPGPAEPETANNSPQRRRTALKRRLQPDWRMMMEKMQAAEERQLNRMEGLSERHFQILRQDTMDAQRQEAEIARKQIEHLTTFNQSFLGVLGQLVQVLGGTQNLPPPSVDEHRGHTTVSAAAE